The nucleotide sequence agtggttcttgaagcactgactccagctgcagtccactctttgtgaatctcccccacatttttgaacgggttttgtttcacaatcctctccagggtgcggttattcctattgcttgtacactttttttctaccccatcttttccttcccttcgcctctctattaatgtgctcggacacagagctctgtgaacagccagcctcttttgcaatgaccttttgtgtcttgccctccttgtgcaggTGTCAATGGTcctcttttggacaactgtcaagacagcagtcttccccatgagtGTGTAGCcaacagaactagactgagagaccatttaaaggctttgcaggtgttttgagttaattagctgattaaagGGTGGCACcaagtgtcttcaatattgaacctgtacacaatatttttattttctgaatatgggattttccttagctgtcagttataaacatcaaaattaaaagaaataaacatttgaaatgtatcagtctttgtgtaatgaatgaatataatatacaagattcactttttgaatggaattagtgaaataaactttttgatgatattctaattatgacTATCACCTGTATATATGAGCTTGATGGGCCCCCATCATCTCAAGTACTGTCAATGAGGAGTCAAATTACTTTCTCATCTTAAGAAATTGGGGTTATGACAAGATTAGAAGTGAAGGGTTTATATAATGACGGCAAGCAACTGAAACAATGTGATGGTGGGATATTGTAGCATGGACCCAACCAACATGTGGAAGGACATCCAGGAAGCATAACTCACCTGTTCCCACAGGGCCTCTGTGATGAGGTCTATTGCCACAGCCACTTCTCGATACTCTCCTGAGTATCTGACATACGCCCAGGCACACAACGATAGCAGCGACACCCCCATCACCAGATTGGCCAGAGCCGCGATTACCGATAGCCCAAGGAAACCTGTTACTGTGGAGACCATATAGGTCACAAACATGATGGCAAACAGGATGGCTGGAGTTCTCGCTGCGTAGAAAATGTTCTTGCTTTCATTGTGTTTCACAAAATTTGTGTACACTTCATCCAGCTCCGTCTCCAACTGCTGCTGGTAGCGCTGACAGAACTCCACGCCGCCCATTTTCTTCACCACGCTAAACTGTTTAACGGAGGTTTTCTTAAACTCTTCGTGATAGCACTGAAGGTCCAAAGGGGCGATGTATGGCTTGTCACCTCCACATACCTGTGACATACAACAAAAATATGAGCTCAAAATCTTTTACTAATCACCAGATGCATGCATTGCAGAAATGATTAAACCATTACAGGCATCTCTGTATTTTGAGTTATCTAGGCCAAACCTACTATTTTAGAGCAATGGCCTTGTTATTTTCAGTTATATAGGCTAGCTCATCTCACGTCACGCTCCTGCTATATTTAAAGAGAACTGAGGTCCCTCTCCATGCATGATCCATTTAGGAAAATAAAGAACTTTCATATGCAGAATGTATTTTTCTCACACTACTTCAAATTGGTCTATATGCATGAAAGAAAAACTAGCAGCTCAAGGTAACTCTACCTGCTCCATGGCTCTGTTATAAGTGTCTTTCGCTCCAGCGACAGCTGTCAGGTTGTTTGCTTCAGCAGTTGCCTGAGTAAAAAAGGGAACAGTGGGTATTTAAcactttcatattcatatttcagAAGGATggtgtgacacttaagactggagtaatgatgctgaaaatttagcttttcatagctatataaaatacattcaaatagaaaacattattgtTATAGTCAATTTAAATGTTTCACCATATTACTGCATTTCTGATTCTTTTAAACTTTTGTACAACACTGTAGGTGACATTAAAGATTGAGAGCAACACACCTGCAACATGGATTTAGGATGTGGAAGCTCCTCCCCTTGAAAGATTTTAATATACGCCTACaaacaaggaaaataaacatttgtctTATACTGGATGTTCATAAAGCAGAAAATGTTCTGGAAATGCAATCTGATTGGATGAACCCTGTTCAATGACACTATAAAAAGCCCAGCAGTGATCTTAAATCAGCTCAACTCTACATTAATGTTGCCTGACAACTGTAAAAAGACAACGGTCATGAATGTGCAGTGCTATGACGCTCatattttctgtatgtgtttttatgCACCTCAAGgtattttcataacaataaagGATGTTCATGACAAATGATAAGTACTCAATCCATTTTAAAACGTACAAAAAGTGCATGTCTGCAAATTGTAGACCACAATCAGAAGTTATTACAAGTACTCGATGATGGTGTAAAGTAAAAAGATGGTGCAAAGCTATTATTATCAAAGAAGTAGATGACCGTCACTTCACTCGCTGCACAAACCTTGGGGAACACTTGAATAGAGCCTCTTCAGTTTCAATCCTGACACAATTAACACCTGATCAGATTTGTGTTTGCAGCTGTTATTGCAGCTCAACTAATCAAATCTGACCTTGAAGTACTCCAGCAGGTCTCTGCACGTGACTTTAGCTCCGCCGATCTCTTTCTCTACCAGGTTCTCTGGTGCCAGGAGTAAAGGCACTAGACTCTGCAGCTCCTTCTTGAATTCACCATCAATGTCTGCACAAAACAAGTTTATGATGAGCCAAGAGTTGAGATGTgcacgtgtgtgtctgtgtctgtgagaAAATCTATACTGACCTCTCAGTCTGCCATCAAAGTGAGGGTTGGTGGCCACCTTCAGACCTGGATGTGGCAGCAGAAAGCAGCCAATGCTGGAGAAACAGCTGTGAATGTGTTTCCTAACGTTCTGCAGCTCTTCATGTTGATTCTGCTTCACCTACAGAGAACACAAAACATAACTCGCACTCCGTTCAACATGGTGAAGCCGTGTTCACCTGCGCATCTTCTCACCTGTAGTCTCCGGTTCAAGAAGCAATTCCCTCCTTTAAGCCCATACCCATGCTCGTAGGGGTAACACCAGTCTCTGATCAGAAACAATAGTTTCTGGAAGACAGGAAATAAGAAACGTGAAGCTTAAGATTAAAAATCTCTGGAAAATCCTTGGTGACAAACTTATGGCTAAGAACCCAACTACAGTTGCCAAACTATGAAAGAGATTGGAAGAAGAGTGGACCAAGATCACACCAAATTATAGTGATGTATTGTGGCCACAGATGTGCATTCAATGCCATAAAGGGCCTCTACACTTCACAgcgttttacacaaaataaagtgGCTTGGTTATTTTGTAAACGCTGTTCTACTAGCAAGCCACAACTAAAATTACTTCAATTTGAACAGTAAAGATTACCTTATTTCGGAATAAATCAAGCGTTCATAAATTGTTCTCTAATTAGTGCATTgtgaatttatacatttttgttaaaagttattattttgcccccccagaatagtttttttttttacatatcaatACATATTGAAgggatatttctttttttagcaaTACAACCCATCAAAACAAATGCTCTGATTCTTCAATAACAGCTGTAAATTGGAAATGATCAGCTTTTCTACCTGAAATGGTTTCTCACAGATTTCCTCCAATGCAAGGCGACCATATTCTGTGAAAAGCTATAAAAGATGCATGATGTTACTGTCCCACACACACTTTTAACATTAACTAACGATGTACACCAACAAAGCAAGTTGCTACCTGGAGATGCTGCAAATCATCTTCTTGGATATTCTGAGAGAGATTGTAAACCTAAAACAAGCAAGATTTTTTGGTCACTTATTATGTTAATGATTATTTAACCCCACTAATGTGCTCAACACACCTGCACAGAGCTGGTCATGGTGCTCAGAGCAAAAACCGTGGCACAGTCTTTGATGGTGGACTGACTGTCAAAGGCTCCCTGAGTGTCCACCAGCAGAACCGCCAccttcagacacacacagattAGTTTTATCACACAGTCAACATTTCTTGACAGTGACATAATACACATCTTCAAGTAAACGCCCATCCACCTTGGTTCCATCTTCCTTTTCCACAACAAACACCTCACTCCAGGCCTGGATGCCTGTAGTCTCTCTCTCACAGCCTCCCCTCCAGGAGAAACCAGTCAGTGGCTCATCGTCTCCTCCCGTCCATGACTCAGATGTCTACAAAGACACACAGACAAAGGACAGTGCCATGTGAATGTCCTGAAATGTACCTAATAAAGCATGCATGCTCACATCTATGTGACCCAGCTGGTTTTATACATGCAGGATGGAGCCCGCAAGTTAAGGCATGTCAGTGATAGGAGTCATCAGGAACTTGTTCTCAGGAACGATAATTCAGACTTATTTTTAACAGATGTGTGAGAGGTCTCATGCTTCACATATTTGAATGCATATGGGTAGTTGATGTGTCGTTTTACTGTCCTCACAAAAAAGGGACAatactttctttttcattttagcggtgttatttttttatactgttatagAGTTTATAGCTGTTGTAAAAACagggaaaatacaaaaatgaagaaaattaaaGAATCTTAATTAAAAGAATTTAAACCTTTGCTGGCATAAATATATGGTAACAATTTTGCacccatatattattattaatgttcttGATTTACTGTAATAAATAATGCCTGTACTAGTCATTGTATGTGTTTTCCCTGTACACTGGGGGAAAAATATCTATAACCATTTGCTTAGTAAAAGACAGACTTTGCACCTAAactataaaatgtgtaatttctctcaacatgtaaaatatagaaaaattaaaGTGGAAATAGAAATATCTTCTAATTAGTATCTACATTAATGACTGAATaatcaatttattcatttaagagCAACAATGTTCTCATCAATTCTTGAAGCAATGTTTTGAGGATCCCTGAAAAACATTTAGAAACCCATTAGGAAGTAAATAAGAAACATAAGCTTTTAAAATATGactcatttaaatattatacacGTTTTAATCTGAAATCTTATATTTTGTCCATCTTTCAGCTACTCGTGCACTGACATCAGTAGAATGGGGTTTGTTCTAACCTGCTTATGCATGTACCGCAGCATGAAGTCCAGCAGGAAGGACTTTCCCTTGCGGAAGGCACCAGCCACAGACACCACAACCACGTTGAGATCCTTGACATGTTCCTGCATCAGGATCTTTTCCAACGCGGCAGCATCCAACTCAAACTTATGATCGTCCTCGTTGGTGATTACAATTTGGATGGGTCGAGCCCCCTCAGGAACAGAGTGGTCCTCCTGCTCAAGCTCTTCCTCTACAGCACACGGTGTGACTCCATTAGTGTCCAGTGAGCTCATCCCCTCGACGGGGCGGCACAGTGGAACATCTTCCACACCGCTCATCTCTGAAGAAGGGGAACGAACAGGGTCACTGGAacggttattatcattaactacaACTATCAGAAACATTCTGTCAACTGCAATAAAGCCAcaacataatacaatataaatattagaggAAAAACGAacaatttcaaatttttatttctatttagtttaagttgaaaGACTAAAATtaatgacttaaaaaataaaaattagccaaaatttaaatggaaataaataaaaattaaatagtaaGCACATcagtagcatatatatatatatatatatatatatatatatatatatatatatatatatatatatatatatatatatatatatatataaataaataaaaaaacatataacatatttaaaatataaaaataaaagctatttcaaaataataataaaactataacattatacagtataaattaacacacacacacatacacatatacaaatTACCAgtgttatatgtatatttaaataatttaaaaaaacaatatatattgttGCAGCTTCAGCATCTGCACAATGTCCTCTTTTGTTGTGTAATACTGGCCCAAACAGTCAGAAAAGGCACAGATGAGAAACATCCACACACTGAGATCCAGTCCTCGATGACCAGAGATGTGTTTTCTGATGTTTGCAGCTTTGCTTTTTAGCACTTCACTAGCAGCTCATTACTGCGGTCACTTTCTATTCCAGGAGCGTGGGTCTCTGTTTAAACCCCGTGCACTTTATCCATGAGCTGCGATAAGCCTAGATCCCTTCGCCCACAGGGCTAAATTTGGTAATTTTTGTCCTCGGGTTAAGACACATGTAACAGAAAACAAAcaccctctccctctctctccccttcGCTGTGGTCTGCTCAGGCTCACGGCCAGCCGAGCAGAGCCACTGGAACAGAGTCAAGCAGTGTCAGTGTGAGCAAACACACACCAAGGACACACTGGAGACGGGACAGTCCATCCAAAACAGCTGCAAGTTCAGCTCAGCTCAGCTGTGTGACGCTCTCATGTTGGCCAGACTGAATAATCGGCTAATACCACGAATGAACCGGCAAATATGCTGTTAAATTCTTAAAATCTCAAGGGGACTAAATATTTCATGTCGGCTCATTAACAGACATGAAAACCTGACATCGCAATGCCAAAGTCTTCCaggtttgtaatatttttgtccagacttccaaaataaataattagtgaAGGTCACTGAATTATGATGAAAACGTAGCATGTCACAGCTACACATCCAGTGTTTGGTAACCTGCAAATTTATTAGTCTCTGTATATACTGCAAGTGGTTCACTTAGAAAGCAACATTTAACAAGGAAAATAAGAACTAGTGTGAacgaataaattatgaataatttgctGCCATTGTGTGAACAATATGTAACCATGCAATCCATAAAAAtttaactgtaatctgattatgacccttttataatataattacttaAAAGATGGAATCTGGATTACTTAATCCAGATCACCTGCATTCAGTTATTTCCTAGCACAGTTTatcaatttatataaaaacttaatttgatatattaaaacattaatatagcATGTAATGTAGTGCAACAGAGTTTGTGTGATGTTACTAAACTCATAAAGGGGGAAATATGGAAAGAGTGACTAgaaatactttaatattaaattataatatgctTTATAGTaaactatcattttaaattaacctGTTCCTTACGCCAGGACAGAACATGACAGAGGATATCAAGACAATAAAGTTGCATTTCTTGGGTAATGCATTGGCTAATATGAAAGATACATTTAATTATACTTCTTTTATAATTTGATTTAACTTAATAAAGACACAGATGTCTGTTGCTGTTATTCACAGTGCTAACAAATACTAAATGTAAGTAATTTTGGTAGCTGAAACCTTAAAGTGCTACTAactaacatacagtacatgtttcTATCATATTTTTCTTATCTCTGAATAATTCCAAAGTACAATTGTTgatatctttaaaaataatatcagGTAAGCTATATATTGTTATAAGCCATTTGAAAGCCCAATAATCATAGATGTGGACCACAAACACAGATGCATAACTTCAGACAGACAAAACATACAAATCAGACACAACCACCTCTGCTTATGTCTTATCGGTTCATAAGCTGACTGACATATTTGCACAGACAAAAGAGAACTTAATATAAGTGTCCTTCCCACTTACAGTTACTGTACACAACAGCCAAGCCCTAAGAAATAAGTAAATTTACATGGCAAATTACCCTGGTAAGTTCTGAGACTATGCACACAGGCCTACAGGATAGCACCCATCACCCTAAAGCTAAAGAGAGCACGCGAGAAGCACAACTCGTTTGAATGTAGATAGTTTCATTAGGTTCCAATGGCGCGCGCGAGATATCTTCGAAGAGCTGACCGCGCGCTCGCTCACGTGCACGAGCTCGTCAATCACAAACCAGCTGGCGAATTCAGTGAAACACTGAAATGATCTAACAGTAACTAACTCACAAATACACTTCCACTAACGAGTCTTCATAATAGTGGAGTTTAATGTATAGCGCATGCTGAACGACCACGTCAAAGCGAGAAATTAAGGAAGACTGGCTCCAAAGTTTGCAAGGTTGCAAAttaaaacatctaataatagCAAGGATAAAAGTAACGTAAGAACTCGCCGAGAACACCGCCGTTTCCTGATAAACATGCACCGAGAGAGGGGCATATCACGGATAAAACCGTTATGGTTTCCCTGACAGGTACCTCAACTCTCACGCGGCGTTTAACGCCAGCGACGAGCGTCAACAAGCGCTGGAGCTCTGGAAAACTCTTTCAGAGCTGCTTTCTGGAGCGCGCTGAATCACACCTGCTCAAATTCGATCGTGAAACAGATAAAACACGAGTTCAGGTCCCTTTTACTGTACTTTTAGCCgttcattaaaacacaaattaacgCAAACTAACAAACACGCATCAGGACAACAAAGTGAGTTTGTGAAGAACGGATTTCCGATGCTACACGAGATGAAATGAGGTTGTCACCTTCAGCAAAGTTGTGGCATTTCTGCTTCGACGCTGAGAAACGCCGATTCCTCGGTCCGCCGTCTTCCGCCATCTTGGATCTGCTCAAACTTCGCAGCGTGACGTCGCGCGGCCCCAGTTTCCCTCGGACTGCACTGTGCGTTAACTTACTGCACTAGTTCAGAGATGTTTGGGGAAACAAAGATGGGTTTGTCAGTGTGGATGTCAACACAAGAAAGAGAAGAGCTCTTACAAGAAAATATGTTATAAGGAATATTCGTGAGACTGCATTTTTATATCAATCGTCAATAAAAGTCATCAAATGTGTGTGGCACTGACCGTGCGACTTTATGCAGAGGGTCAGATACTTTCAccgaataataaaaaaaaagctctttggAACTCTTTGGAGAACACGGTCTTCATGTTTTTACACAAATTTGtggagtaaaaaaaattataaaataaaaataagaaagaaataaaacattatagtGATCTCAAACTTATGCTATTTTCCCTGAGAAATTAaatgacaggaaaaaaaagaggTTTGAAAAGGAACTCTCGGAGGCACAGCATATCTAGGACTGGTCTATCTTTAGACTGACACATTTAAAAACCATTTGCATATGTTGCCCATTTAATAACTCACCAGGTCAGAATGTCACAAAATAATGCATTcatgaaaatatagaaataatgaCCAATGGATAGAAACTCAAGAGGATATGAACTAACAAAGCTTTTAGCAAATTACAcaactaaattaaacaaaataagagcAACTTTATACAATACTTAGTGATTAATCCAATGTTATTGTAGTTATTgaatttcattataactattctAGATCAGTATGATCAGATCTTCAGCTTGCTGCACTTATTGGTCCTTTTTCAAATCCCACAAGGAATTCTAGATACGTATTACAAGACAGGAGATAAGTTATGAtggaattaattttttaatgaaaaaaaaaacgatgttgtTTTGCAATGTCTGTTTTGAGTATTGCTTTTATTCATGTGCaacgtacatttttttttaaatattttttttaatccattttataagtttaatgcataaaaacaacgtttaaaatttaaactaaaatggtTCATGCATATTACAAAATCAGAGCAGCAGCACCAATGGGCCACATGTATTTCTGCGCAGTACTGCTCCAATCCAGATGGTGGCAGTACGAGTACAACAGCAGCAAACTCCAGTGGAAATTGTAGTTCATTAACTCAAGCTGTAGTCATTTGTACTTCCGTGTTGTAACTTTCATTACAGTGGTGGAGCTGTGACTTCTGAGCATACGACTTGTTTCatgaattatattattttgattgaaCACACCATTTTTACTAAATTCACAAAAATCTTAAAAAACAGATTTACACTTTTTAAAGAAGTGTTTCTTAACCATGGTCTCAGCACACTTCCCAGCAAGCCTCAAGAATAAATCAAAgcaagcttttaaataataagctAAACAactaaaatttataataattattattttaattcaactatatatatatatatatatatatatatatatatatatatatatatatatatatatatatatatatataaatatatatattcaattttaacccccatatatatatatatatatatatatatatatatatatatatatatatatatatatatatatttaatatattttgtttaggTGTACTGTACTACTGTAATACTGTAATAGTGTTACCCAAAAAGTGCAATCATGTGATGAGATGCCGGTGACATTTTCAAAATTGCCGAAATTATAGAAACGGAACAAAAtcacacaattgtttttttgttttgttttttatcacaAGTGCCTAAATATaattgggggaaaaaatattttttaaataagtaaatccATAATTTTGAATCCActtaattcatttatttcttaCATACACTTCATTATGCATCTTTTGGCATTGACATTTCATAGTAGTCCCACATTATAATAGAAGTTgataattcaaaacaaaataatagtgTATTTTATATTCGACACAATACATACTCACAAAAATCTCATGCCATTTGTAATACTGCAGTAAAGCAGTCCAATATAGACTCTGGGATTCAGGAAATGTTTGTGTGAAATCACACATTGTCAAagaacattttatgcatttgtatGAAAGATTTTTCAAGTGCTTCCACAAGGTTCAACAAAAATCTTCTACTGACAAGCTATAAGGCTGTTTCCAGGTGAACACCTTGTTGTGATGAATGTGTGTCACTGTGTGGAGATGAGTGACACTATGGTGTGTATGATGCGAGATCCTCGAGGACAGCTGATCAGATCTATGCTGGGATTTCGGATCTTCTCCTCTAAGAGCTGATCCATCTCCCACCGCAGCTCTTTCACCAGCTCAGCCACCTACATAAACACAATCTGAAATCAAATACTGCCATAGCATGCTATAATATTCTAGTGCACGTCTGCTTTACCTCATGAGACGCAGCAGCAAATTTGATCCAGCCGTCGTCCAGAGAGACGATGAACTCTCCACGCTGCAGCTCCACGCTCACCTGCCCGCCACCGAACAGCACCATGGGATACACGCACACCATGCTGCAGTCACGGAGAAACACTCGACTCGTCTTCACCTTCTCATGGTACACCAGGTATGGGCTGTCATAGTGCCGCACCTACAGAGTGGAAGTTATACTCCATTTAAGACaattcaaatgtatatataataacaaatatatgataatatgccaattataataacaaaatcacaaattttatatatagatcGATATTATTTAAGAACTAggtaaatttaattttatgtgtttatttatatatattaaattttattatatatgcttgtattgaattaaacattttattatatttaatttattagaaaaatttatataatgatGTTTGTGTCTATATGTATATACTGTTAATTGTTATATAATAAAAGTACATGtaactgaataaattaaaataatgaaaaattattatcTGCACatgtattatatacagtacacatgaatttgtatatatatatatatatatatatatatatatatatatatatatatatatgtatatatatatgtatatatacacacacatacacacattcatacatatgtaaatatatctatgtctgtctgtctatctatcttatTTAGAATCTTATTCTATCTTATATTATAGAAAATACtacattttcttatatatttaatattatattaaatttatctGCCtctaaaacaaacttaaaaataatgtaaGACAGACAGGTCTTGTATaaattatgatataatttataaatactatTACTGATAATAGTGCAGTCTAAAAATGCCCGCTTTTCACAATCTAACTGACAAAATCCTGCCCTGAAAACAGCGAAATGTGCGTACAGACGTTTTCACGAATAAATCATAATTCATCAAAAACTTTCGTactaaaatttattctaaatgtactaaaagattcaagaacaacttataccacacgtacgcaataatcatgtacaaacgggggccttataagcatgtgttaagaaccgtatataattagatgttattgataaattataattacagttc is from Carassius auratus strain Wakin chromosome 13, ASM336829v1, whole genome shotgun sequence and encodes:
- the LOC113112985 gene encoding atlastin-2-like, whose protein sequence is MAEDGGPRNRRFSASKQKCHNFAEEMSGVEDVPLCRPVEGMSSLDTNGVTPCAVEEELEQEDHSVPEGARPIQIVITNEDDHKFELDAAALEKILMQEHVKDLNVVVVSVAGAFRKGKSFLLDFMLRYMHKQTSESWTGGDDEPLTGFSWRGGCERETTGIQAWSEVFVVEKEDGTKVAVLLVDTQGAFDSQSTIKDCATVFALSTMTSSVQVYNLSQNIQEDDLQHLQLFTEYGRLALEEICEKPFQKLLFLIRDWCYPYEHGYGLKGGNCFLNRRLQVKQNQHEELQNVRKHIHSCFSSIGCFLLPHPGLKVATNPHFDGRLRDIDGEFKKELQSLVPLLLAPENLVEKEIGGAKVTCRDLLEYFKAYIKIFQGEELPHPKSMLQATAEANNLTAVAGAKDTYNRAMEQVCGGDKPYIAPLDLQCYHEEFKKTSVKQFSVVKKMGGVEFCQRYQQQLETELDEVYTNFVKHNESKNIFYAARTPAILFAIMFVTYMVSTVTGFLGLSVIAALANLVMGVSLLSLCAWAYVRYSGEYREVAVAIDLITEALWEQVLKPLTEQYMEENVRQTVVNSIRATLTDQVTQATKLKTN